Below is a genomic region from Virgibacillus dokdonensis.
AGATAGGTTGCGTGTATTAAGTATATCCCTTTCTTCCTCGAGCAATGAAAACATGTATGTATGAGGAGGAATTTTTTTATGTCATTTACAGACACATTACGAGAAGTAACCGCAAAGAGTTGGGAGCAAAGTGTAAAACATCCATTTGTAAAAGGGATTGCCAAAGGTGATTTATCCCTAGACATTTTCAAGTATTATATTTTACAAGACATTTATTACTTGAAGCACTATGGAAAAGTCCATGCCTTGGCAGCTACATTAGCTGAAGATTTTCAAGTAACAGCTATGCTAGCTGACAAAGCAAAAGGAACTGCACAAGCAGAGCTAACCGTTCATAAACAGCATGCAGAAATCTTAAACATCACAGATACAGATTGGGATCATTTCAAACCAGCCCCAACTGCTTACGCCTATACATCACACTTATATCGCGCTGTAGCATCTGGAAGCCTAGGTCAAGCTATTGCAGCCATGTTGCCTTGTTATTGGTTATACGCAGATATCGGAAAAACGTACGAAAATGCAAAACCAACCGAAAAAATCTATCAAAATTGGATTGCTACCTATGCAAGTGACTGGTTTCAAGATTCAACCAATGAACAGATTCATTTGCTTAATCAAATTGCATCCGAATCTACGGAGAAGCAAAAAGAAAAGATGAAAGAGCAATTTATCATTGCTAAAGAATACGAGCTTGCCTTCTGGGAGATGTCCTATATAAAGGAAAATTGGTTCTCTGACAGACATTGGCATGAGCTTTCGATGGCTTAAATAAATACAAAATCAGTGAGAGAAACCTATCTTTCACTGATTTTTTAATGTATAGAATTATTCCTCTTCTCCAGAAAATCTG
It encodes:
- the tenA gene encoding thiaminase II; this translates as MSFTDTLREVTAKSWEQSVKHPFVKGIAKGDLSLDIFKYYILQDIYYLKHYGKVHALAATLAEDFQVTAMLADKAKGTAQAELTVHKQHAEILNITDTDWDHFKPAPTAYAYTSHLYRAVASGSLGQAIAAMLPCYWLYADIGKTYENAKPTEKIYQNWIATYASDWFQDSTNEQIHLLNQIASESTEKQKEKMKEQFIIAKEYELAFWEMSYIKENWFSDRHWHELSMA